A portion of the Segatella copri DSM 18205 genome contains these proteins:
- the purB gene encoding adenylosuccinate lyase yields MNLDLLTAISPIDGRYRGKTEQLANYFSEYALIRYRVRVEIEYFITLCELPLPQLASFDKSLFERLRDIYRNFDENEAQRVKDIEKITNHDVKAVEYFIKEELDKIGGLDAYKEFIHFGLTSQDINNTSVPLSVKEALEECFNPQVEELIAQLQTYADEWKDVPMLAKTHGQPASPTRLGKEIMVYVYRLTEQLNSLKACKITAKFGGATGNYNAHHVAYPQYDWKAFGNKFVSEKLGLEREQYTTQISNYDYLGAIFDAIRRINTIIIDLDRDFWMYISMDYFKQKIKAGEVGSSAMPHKVNPIDYENSEGNLGIANAILQFLAQKLPVSRLQRDLTDSTVLRNIGVPLGHSVIAIQSTLKGLRKLILHEEKLQEDLNNTWAVVAEAIQTILRREAYPHPYEALKALTRTNQHMTEETIHEFIQGLNVSDSVKAELMAITPSNYTGI; encoded by the coding sequence ATGAATTTAGATTTATTGACTGCCATATCACCAATTGATGGTCGTTATAGGGGAAAAACAGAGCAGCTCGCTAACTACTTCTCAGAGTATGCTCTCATTCGTTATCGTGTACGCGTAGAGATTGAATACTTCATTACTCTATGCGAGTTACCTTTGCCACAGCTTGCTTCTTTCGACAAGTCGCTGTTCGAACGTCTGCGTGACATTTATCGTAATTTTGACGAAAATGAAGCACAGCGCGTAAAAGACATCGAGAAGATTACCAATCACGATGTAAAGGCTGTTGAGTATTTTATCAAGGAAGAACTCGATAAGATCGGAGGCTTGGATGCTTACAAGGAGTTTATCCATTTTGGTTTGACATCTCAGGATATCAACAACACAAGTGTGCCTCTCTCTGTAAAAGAGGCTTTGGAAGAGTGCTTCAATCCGCAGGTTGAAGAGCTGATAGCACAGCTCCAGACTTATGCTGATGAGTGGAAGGATGTGCCTATGTTGGCTAAGACTCACGGACAGCCTGCTTCACCTACCCGCCTGGGCAAGGAAATCATGGTTTATGTTTACCGTCTTACCGAGCAGCTCAATTCTCTCAAGGCTTGCAAGATTACAGCTAAGTTCGGTGGTGCTACCGGTAACTACAATGCTCACCATGTAGCTTATCCACAGTATGACTGGAAAGCATTCGGTAACAAGTTTGTCAGCGAAAAACTCGGTTTGGAACGCGAGCAGTATACCACACAGATCAGTAACTATGACTACCTTGGCGCTATCTTTGACGCCATCCGTCGTATCAACACCATTATCATCGACTTAGACCGTGACTTCTGGATGTATATCTCTATGGATTACTTCAAGCAGAAGATCAAGGCAGGTGAGGTAGGCTCAAGTGCGATGCCTCACAAGGTGAACCCTATCGATTATGAGAACAGTGAAGGTAACCTGGGCATAGCCAATGCCATTCTTCAGTTCTTGGCACAGAAACTTCCGGTTAGCCGCTTGCAGCGCGACCTTACTGACAGTACCGTACTCCGTAACATCGGTGTGCCTCTCGGTCATAGCGTCATTGCTATCCAGAGTACATTGAAGGGCTTGCGTAAACTGATTCTTCACGAGGAGAAACTGCAGGAAGATTTGAATAATACATGGGCAGTTGTAGCTGAGGCTATCCAGACTATCCTTCGCCGTGAGGCATATCCACATCCTTACGAGGCATTGAAGGCGTTGACACGTACCAACCAGCACATGACTGAGGAAACTATTCATGAGTTTATCCAGGGATTGAATGTGAGTGATAGTGTTAAGGCTGAACTGATGGCAATCACACCAAGCAATTATACAGGTATCTAA
- a CDS encoding Abi family protein produces the protein MEADKTSHQFKPNSRFEDAVALYNFDMELRDLMFKAIQRLEIALRTKIIQEFSLEHGPFWFFDTSLADDEHKFIENMNSIDRELQRSKEDFIKEHRRNYDKPIFPPAWKTLELASFGTLSKLYYNFCDKKLKKRVARQFNLPQHEVLESWMRSVTVLRNCCAHHSRLWNRYLSTAPQMSASLRGAWVNIEGVDANKVYAIACCIAYWLDSMGYGLDFKNKLKSLLASYSQVDPTAMGFPENWISEPLWR, from the coding sequence ATGGAGGCAGATAAAACTTCACATCAATTTAAGCCTAATAGTAGATTTGAAGATGCCGTAGCTCTCTACAACTTTGATATGGAGTTGAGAGACTTGATGTTCAAAGCTATCCAACGATTAGAGATAGCTTTGCGCACAAAAATTATACAAGAGTTCTCATTGGAACATGGACCATTTTGGTTCTTTGATACAAGCCTTGCTGATGACGAACATAAGTTTATTGAGAATATGAACTCCATAGACAGAGAGCTTCAACGTAGTAAAGAGGACTTTATCAAGGAGCATAGGCGCAACTATGACAAGCCAATTTTCCCACCAGCATGGAAAACTCTTGAACTGGCATCTTTCGGTACGCTTTCAAAACTCTATTACAATTTCTGTGACAAGAAATTGAAGAAGCGTGTAGCTCGTCAGTTCAATCTTCCTCAGCATGAGGTATTGGAAAGCTGGATGCGTAGCGTAACTGTCTTGAGAAACTGTTGCGCTCACCACTCACGCCTCTGGAACCGTTATCTTTCTACAGCTCCTCAAATGAGCGCTTCTTTACGTGGTGCATGGGTGAACATAGAAGGTGTAGATGCAAACAAAGTATATGCTATAGCCTGTTGTATTGCATATTGGCTTGATTCCATGGGATACGGATTGGACTTCAAGAACAAGCTCAAATCCTTACTCGCTTCTTATTCACAGGTAGATCCGACCGCTATGGGTTTTCCTGAAAATTGGATTTCCGAGCCCCTATGGAGATAA
- a CDS encoding OmpA family protein yields the protein MKKLLAVLALASVTMGCMAQDAATTEKYSVATNSFWSNWFVQANVAGSAFWGNQEEGNGFSKSPLKGFRNNLGFSVAVGKWFTPGLGLRTKFNGVWGRTVVSENKSTNANKYWTLNEQVLFNVSNMLCGYNEARVWDCIPYAGFGINRNMSANCYAPVVGVGILNEFKINNKWAVNLDVNYAVGANDYDGYTGVLAGAKPSTSRSIDNVIASHDRSLNVEVGVTYNLGKATWNKVPDVDAINALHQSELDALNAKLNDANAENDRLKNLLNNQKPVEEKAVKEYVATPVSVFFNIGKSKVASKKDLVNVQALAQYAKDNNAKLVVNGYADSATGSAAVNQKISKARAEKVAEELVKLGVAKENIVVKANGGVKDLTPASYNRRATVQVGE from the coding sequence ATGAAAAAGTTATTAGCAGTGCTAGCATTGGCTAGCGTAACAATGGGCTGTATGGCTCAGGATGCAGCAACTACTGAGAAGTATAGCGTTGCAACAAATTCTTTCTGGAGCAATTGGTTTGTTCAGGCAAACGTTGCTGGTTCTGCATTCTGGGGCAACCAGGAAGAGGGCAATGGTTTCTCTAAGAGCCCACTCAAGGGCTTCAGAAACAATCTCGGTTTCTCTGTTGCTGTAGGTAAGTGGTTCACACCAGGTCTCGGTCTCCGTACCAAGTTCAATGGCGTTTGGGGCCGTACAGTAGTTTCTGAGAATAAGTCAACAAATGCAAATAAGTATTGGACTTTGAATGAGCAGGTTTTGTTCAATGTTAGCAATATGTTGTGTGGTTACAACGAGGCTCGTGTTTGGGATTGCATCCCTTACGCAGGTTTTGGTATTAACCGTAACATGAGCGCTAACTGCTATGCTCCTGTAGTTGGTGTTGGTATCTTGAACGAGTTCAAGATCAATAACAAGTGGGCTGTCAACCTTGATGTAAACTATGCAGTAGGTGCTAACGACTATGATGGTTACACAGGTGTATTGGCAGGTGCTAAGCCTAGCACATCTCGCTCTATCGACAATGTGATTGCAAGTCACGACCGTTCTTTGAATGTTGAGGTCGGTGTTACATACAACTTGGGTAAGGCTACTTGGAACAAGGTTCCAGATGTTGATGCTATCAACGCTCTTCATCAGTCAGAACTCGACGCTCTCAATGCTAAGTTGAACGATGCTAATGCAGAGAACGACCGTTTGAAGAATCTCTTGAACAACCAGAAGCCTGTAGAGGAAAAGGCAGTTAAGGAGTATGTTGCTACTCCAGTTTCTGTATTCTTCAACATCGGCAAGTCTAAGGTTGCTTCTAAGAAGGATCTCGTAAACGTACAGGCTCTCGCTCAGTATGCTAAGGACAACAACGCTAAGTTGGTAGTTAACGGTTATGCTGACAGCGCTACTGGTTCTGCAGCTGTTAACCAGAAGATTTCTAAGGCTCGTGCTGAGAAGGTAGCTGAAGAGCTCGTTAAGTTGGGTGTTGCTAAGGAGAACATCGTAGTTAAGGCTAACGGTGGTGTTAAGGATTTGACTCCTGCTTCTTACAACCGTCGTGCAACTGTTCAGGTTGGTGAGTAA
- a CDS encoding pseudouridine synthase — MDSEFENKPQGQSSENERTREGYNPAGGYQKSYRPVGRTQRPRINSHRAYSSDRSSSNSEGGFRPEGFGAVLQSTGSSERPQRSSYQSRGGYGNSNRGGYQPRQQGGYQSRPQQGGYRPRYNNNDEQGGYQPRQQGGYQPRQQGGYQSRSQQGGYGNNNRGGYGRPQGGGYGNNRGGGYGRPQQGGYGNNRGGYGRPQGGGYGNNRGGGFRQHTPGYDPNAKYSMKKRIEYKEENIDPTEPLRLNKFLANAGVCSRREADEFIQAGLVTVNGEVVTELGTKILRTDEVKFHDAPVTLEKKVYVLLNKPKDYVTTSDDPQQRKTVMDLVKDVCPERIYPVGRLDRNTTGVLLLTNDGDLASKLTHPKFLKKKVYHVHLDKNLTAHDMDQIREGITLEDGEIKADAVEYADDRDKAQVGIEIHSGKNRIVRRIFESLGYRVTKLDRVQFAGLTKKNLRRGDWRFLTEKEVDMLRMGAFE; from the coding sequence ATGGATTCAGAATTTGAAAACAAACCTCAAGGTCAGTCTTCTGAGAATGAGAGAACCCGTGAGGGCTACAACCCAGCAGGTGGTTATCAGAAGAGTTATCGACCAGTAGGTCGCACACAGCGTCCTCGTATCAATTCACATCGCGCATACAGCAGCGACAGAAGTAGCAGTAACAGCGAAGGCGGTTTCCGTCCTGAAGGTTTCGGTGCTGTCTTGCAGAGTACAGGCAGCAGCGAGCGTCCACAGCGCAGCAGCTATCAGAGCCGTGGTGGTTATGGTAACAGCAACCGTGGTGGCTACCAGCCACGTCAGCAGGGAGGCTATCAGTCTCGTCCTCAGCAGGGTGGCTATCGTCCTCGTTACAACAATAATGATGAGCAGGGTGGTTATCAGCCTCGTCAGCAGGGTGGCTATCAGCCACGCCAGCAGGGCGGCTACCAGTCTCGTTCTCAGCAGGGTGGTTATGGTAATAACAACCGTGGTGGTTATGGTCGTCCACAGGGTGGCGGCTATGGCAACAACCGTGGTGGCGGCTATGGTCGTCCTCAGCAGGGTGGTTATGGCAACAACCGTGGCGGTTATGGCCGTCCACAGGGTGGTGGCTATGGCAACAACCGTGGTGGCGGTTTCCGTCAGCACACTCCTGGTTACGATCCAAATGCTAAGTATAGCATGAAGAAGCGTATCGAATATAAGGAGGAGAACATCGACCCAACAGAGCCATTGCGCTTGAACAAGTTCCTCGCCAATGCTGGTGTATGCTCTCGCCGTGAGGCTGATGAGTTCATCCAGGCTGGTCTGGTAACTGTCAATGGTGAGGTAGTTACCGAGTTGGGTACCAAGATCCTTCGTACCGATGAGGTGAAGTTCCACGACGCTCCTGTAACTTTGGAGAAGAAGGTATACGTATTGCTCAACAAGCCAAAGGATTATGTTACAACCAGCGATGATCCTCAGCAGCGCAAGACTGTGATGGACCTCGTAAAGGATGTTTGTCCTGAACGTATCTATCCTGTAGGCCGTCTCGACCGTAATACAACAGGTGTACTTCTCTTGACCAACGATGGTGACCTGGCTTCTAAGCTTACTCACCCTAAGTTCTTGAAGAAGAAGGTTTATCACGTTCACCTCGATAAGAACCTGACAGCTCACGATATGGATCAGATCCGTGAGGGTATCACCTTGGAAGATGGTGAGATCAAGGCAGATGCTGTAGAGTATGCTGATGATCGCGACAAGGCACAGGTTGGCATCGAGATTCATAGTGGCAAGAACCGTATCGTGCGCCGTATCTTCGAGAGCCTCGGCTATCGTGTTACCAAGCTCGACCGTGTACAGTTCGCAGGTTTGACTAAGAAAAATCTCCGTCGCGGTGACTGGCGCTTCCTTACTGAGAAGGAGGTAGACATGCTCCGCATGGGTGCTTTTGAATAA
- the asnS gene encoding asparagine--tRNA ligase: MEKVKRTKVVDLLKSTAYGSIVNVKGWVRTHRSSKAVDFIALNDGSTINNIQIVVDPSKVDENQLRQVTTGACISAVGTLVESQGAGQSVEIQCESIEIYGLCGSDYPMQKKGQSFEYMRQYAHLRLRTNTFGAVMRIRHNMAMAIHTYFHEHGYFYFNTPLITASDCEGAGQMFQVTTKNLYNLKKTEDGKIDYSDDFFGKQTSLTVSGQLEGELGATALGAIYTFGPTFRAENSNTPRHLAEFWMVEPEVAFLDMDGLMELEEDFIKYCIRWALEHCKDDLAFLNKMIDKGLIARLEGVLNSDFVHLPYTEGIRILQEAIANGKKFEFPCEWGDDLASEHERFLVEEHFKRPVIMTNYPKAIKAFYMKIDEEESGFGGKSGQTVQGTDVLFPQIGEIIGGSVREESYDKLMGEIEARNIPMKDMNWYLDTRKYGSCPHAGFGLGFERLILFVTGMQNIRDVIPFPRTPKNAEF, encoded by the coding sequence ATGGAAAAAGTAAAAAGAACTAAAGTTGTAGACTTGCTCAAGAGTACAGCCTACGGCTCAATCGTGAATGTCAAGGGATGGGTTCGTACCCATCGTAGTAGCAAAGCAGTCGATTTTATCGCTCTTAACGATGGTTCTACTATTAATAATATTCAGATAGTAGTCGACCCATCAAAGGTCGATGAGAATCAGCTCCGTCAGGTTACTACTGGTGCTTGTATCAGCGCCGTAGGTACGCTGGTAGAAAGCCAGGGTGCCGGACAGAGTGTTGAGATCCAGTGCGAGAGCATCGAGATTTACGGTCTCTGCGGCAGCGACTATCCTATGCAGAAGAAGGGACAGAGCTTCGAGTACATGCGTCAGTATGCTCACCTCCGTCTCCGTACCAATACCTTTGGTGCCGTAATGCGTATCCGCCACAACATGGCGATGGCTATCCACACCTACTTCCATGAGCATGGATATTTCTATTTCAATACTCCGCTCATCACAGCCAGCGACTGCGAGGGTGCTGGTCAGATGTTCCAGGTTACAACCAAGAACCTCTACAACCTGAAGAAGACCGAGGATGGCAAGATTGACTATTCTGATGATTTCTTCGGCAAGCAGACTTCATTGACCGTTTCCGGTCAGTTGGAGGGTGAGCTCGGTGCTACAGCACTCGGCGCCATCTATACCTTCGGTCCAACCTTCCGTGCAGAGAACAGTAATACTCCTCGCCACCTGGCTGAGTTCTGGATGGTAGAGCCTGAGGTTGCTTTCCTGGATATGGACGGTTTGATGGAGTTGGAGGAAGACTTCATCAAGTATTGTATCCGTTGGGCACTGGAGCATTGCAAGGACGATCTTGCTTTCTTGAACAAGATGATTGACAAGGGTCTGATTGCCCGTCTGGAAGGCGTATTGAATTCCGACTTCGTTCATCTTCCATATACCGAGGGTATCCGTATCCTTCAGGAGGCTATTGCCAACGGTAAGAAGTTTGAGTTCCCATGCGAGTGGGGTGATGACCTGGCTTCAGAGCATGAGCGTTTCCTCGTAGAGGAGCACTTCAAGCGCCCGGTTATCATGACCAACTATCCTAAGGCTATCAAGGCATTCTATATGAAGATAGACGAGGAGGAGAGTGGTTTCGGTGGCAAGAGCGGTCAGACCGTTCAGGGTACCGACGTACTGTTCCCACAGATTGGTGAGATTATCGGTGGTTCTGTCCGTGAGGAGAGCTATGACAAGCTGATGGGTGAGATAGAGGCTCGCAACATCCCTATGAAGGATATGAACTGGTATCTCGATACCCGTAAGTATGGTTCATGCCCACACGCAGGTTTCGGTCTCGGTTTCGAGCGTCTGATTCTCTTCGTAACCGGTATGCAGAATATCCGCGACGTGATTCCATTCCCACGTACACCCAAGAACGCAGAATTCTAG